The following coding sequences lie in one Arachis ipaensis cultivar K30076 chromosome B03, Araip1.1, whole genome shotgun sequence genomic window:
- the LOC107633527 gene encoding protein FAR1-RELATED SEQUENCE 5-like gives MENDGKESYKDCDQSENLSVEYECSSNESDDMVDVTIDESEVDIINVDGFEKLITDLTIEDIWGLVFDTESQVCEFYAKYAKCYGFVSRKDLKTVDANGNINTRQLGEIRFIRHYRTGKWKVSIFESEHNHLLCPPKYRHLIATNRGLDEADKTQAGSLRACGVKTCHIMGYMVSQKGGYDKVGFISKDLHNHISKTRHGKVKDGDAFAALTYLFSKADSDPLFLGKFTLKDGRLDNLVWADGESVVDYECFGDVLAFDTTYKKNVYNKPLVIFSGTNHHGQTTIFGCALLSNERSETFKWALKEFSEIMSEKLSGGVVTDGDRAMREAILEIFPGIPHRLCAWHLQCNAVQNIKNKHFWDDFSVLLYGQFTVQIFEHRWNEIISKYGLAENEWVQGIYNDRMKWDTAYLREHFFGHIRTTSQCEGIYSLLKNYVDSKTSLLEFMHKFSEVLRHYRNNHLTADFETFYKFPVLTTCLESFEKQAAELYTKNIFKLVKDEIEAAGALNVTECPNSRDIVELFETRGLPCSHIFGVLKHRNAKCVPTSLILKRWTRDAKSDFICSIGEQDTTDDIAPTLRRGAMASICWKLCDISSKNSADYREISGELLKLISKVQNKGDAQARLSPTSALIGDPAAVKSKGAPRKVPKGHKRRRCSHCKSGRHFVRTCPLLAKEDSPTEYSNAEDEPMTEEISLSQETLKDKTNTSGIEVIEVPVAATTKIPGLPQYPMHHFPVVLPYQPYGGVLPIPFHPVPNGMAYFNQYPSTARITSYPQFSHVSSYSSGPSDSNTWAGLLNDVINNKKP, from the exons atggagaatgatggcaaAGAGTCGTATAAGGATTGTGATCAATCTGAGAATTTAAGTGTTGAGTATGAGTGCAGTTCCAATGAAAGTGATGATATGGTGGATGTAACTATAGATGAATCAGAGGTAGATATAATTAATGTTGATGGTTTTGAAAAGTTGATAACTGATTTGACCATCGAAGACATATGGGGACTGGTGTTTGATACAGAATCTCAAGTTTGTGAATTTTATGCCAAATATGCCAAGTGCTATGGATTTGTGTCCCGAAAAGACTTGAAGACGGTGGATGCTAATGGCAACATTAATACAAGACAGTTG GGCGAGATTCGGTTCATTCGTCACTATAGAACGGGTAAATGGAAAGTCAGTATCTTTGAGAGTGAACACAATCATCTACTGTGTCCACCTAAGTACAGACATCTTATTGCCACGAATCGTGGGCTTGATGAGGCCGATAAAACACAAGCAGGCAGCTTGCGAGCATGTGGTGTTAAAACTTGCCACATAATGGGTTACATGGTTTCCCAAAAAGGTGGATATGATAAAGTGGGTTTTATCAGCAAAGACTTACATAACCACATTAGTAAGACTAGGCATGGCAAAGTGAAAGACGGTGATGCATTTGCTGCGTTGACCTATCTGTTTTCTAAGGCAGACAGTGACCCGTTATTTCTAGGAAAGTTCACCTTGAAGGATGGTAGGTTGGATAATTTGGTGTGGGCTGATGGAGAAAGCGTTGTTGATTACGAATGTTTTGGCGATGTACTGGCTTTTGACACCACTTACAAGAAAAATGTATACAACAAGCCCTTAGTCATATTTTCAGGGACCAACCACCATGGCCAGACAACTATCTTTGGATGCGCTCTGCTCTCAAATGAAAGGTCCGAAACTTTCAAGTGGGCACTGAAGGAATTTTCAGAAATCATGTCAGAAAAACTATCCGGAGGTGTTGTGACAGACGGAGACCGTGCTATGAGAGAGGCTATCTTAGAAATATTTCCTGGTATACCACACCGCCTTTGTGCATGGCATCTCCAATGTAATGCGGTACAGAATATAAAAAACAAGCATTTTtgggatgattttagtgtattatTGTATGGACAATTTACCGTACAAATATTTGAACATAGATGGAACGAGATCATATCCAAATACGGACTTGCCGAGAATGAATGGGTCCAGGGCATTTATAATGACAGAATGAAGTGGGATACCGCATATTTAAGGGAGCACTTCTTTGGCCACATAAGAACTACATCACAGTGTGAGGGAATTTATTCATTATTGAAGAACTATGTTGACAGTAAAACCAGTCTCCTTGAATTCATGCATAAATTTAGTGAAGTACTAAGGCATTACCGAAACAACCATCTTACTGCTGACTTTGAAACCTTTTATAAGTTTCCTGTTTTGACTACGTGCTTGGAAAGTTTTGAGAAACAAGCTGCTGAACTTTatactaaaaatattttcaaacttGTGAAAGATGAGATAGAAGCAGCAGGTGCTTTAAATGTGACTGAATGCCCAAACAGTAGAGACATTGTTGA GCTATTTGAGACTCGTGGACTACCGTGCTCCCACATCTTTGGGGTCTTAAAGCATCGCAATGCAAAATGTGTCCCTACATCTCTTATCCTGAAAAGATGGACAAGAGATGCAAAGAGTGATTTTATATGCTCAATTGGCGAGCAAGACACCACTGATGATATAGCGCCCACACTTAGACGCGGTGCAATGGCATCTATTTGTTGGAAGCTTTGTGATATTTCTTCCAAAAATTCAGCAGACTATAGGGAAATCTCAGGTGAGTTACTTAAGCTAATTTCGAAGGTGCAAAATAAAGGTGATGCACAAGCGAGGCTTTCCCCCACGTCAGCGCTAATAGGTGATCCAGCTGCTGTAAAGTCAAAAGGGGCTCCAAGAAAGGTTCCAAAAGGCCACAAGAGGCGAAGATGTTCACATTGTAAGTCAGGCAGGCATTTTGTTAGGACATGTCCATTACTCGCCAAGGAGGACTCCCCCACTGAATACTCAAATGCTGAAGATGAACCAATG ACCGAAGAAATTAGTCTAAGTCAAGAGACATTAAAAGATAAGACCAACACATCAGGAATAGAAGTGATCGAAGTTCCAGTTGCAGCCACAACCAAGATACCAGGATTGCCACAATATCCTATGCATCATTTTCCAGTGGTCCTTCCTTATCAACCTTATGGTGGAGTCCTCCCTATTCCTTTTCATCCTGTTCCAAATGGCATGGCGTACTTCAACCAATATCCTTCTACTGCCAGAATTACATCATATCCTCAGTTTTCGCATGTCTCGTCGTATTCTAGTGGACCCAGTGATAGCAATACATGGGCTGGACTTTTGAATGATGTCATCAACAATAAAAAGCCATAG